Proteins encoded in a region of the Cytobacillus pseudoceanisediminis genome:
- a CDS encoding histidine phosphatase family protein, which translates to MEITLIRHGRSSQMDNHRMNSREFKKWVEIYNRLGILEGETCSSDAIEKGSSASFLLTSDLKRSIESAKSINPSAKIQTDPLFRETELPIPADKFPGMRLKPNTWAVVLRLLWLCGYSQGCESYRDAKLRAKHASSTLTSIAKEHHFAVLVGHGFFNHLIARELQEAGWIGKRKTGSKHWNADTYIF; encoded by the coding sequence ATGGAAATAACACTTATCAGACATGGCAGGTCATCGCAAATGGATAATCACCGCATGAATAGCCGTGAATTTAAAAAATGGGTTGAAATATACAACCGCTTAGGGATTCTTGAGGGTGAGACTTGTTCTTCTGACGCAATTGAAAAAGGGAGTTCAGCATCTTTTTTACTTACAAGTGATTTAAAAAGGTCAATCGAGTCGGCCAAAAGCATAAATCCTTCTGCAAAGATACAGACAGATCCATTATTCAGGGAAACTGAATTGCCCATACCTGCCGATAAATTTCCGGGTATGAGATTGAAGCCAAATACCTGGGCTGTGGTATTAAGGCTACTATGGTTATGCGGCTATTCACAGGGCTGTGAATCATACAGGGATGCAAAATTACGGGCAAAGCATGCATCATCAACATTAACCTCTATTGCAAAAGAACATCACTTTGCTGTTCTCGTAGGTCACGGTTTTTTCAACCATTTAATTGCGAGGGAACTTCAAGAAGCCGGGTGGATCGGGAAGAGAAAAACAGGTTCAAAGCATTGGAATGCGGATACTTACATCTTTTAA